The Panicum hallii strain FIL2 chromosome 9, PHallii_v3.1, whole genome shotgun sequence genome has a window encoding:
- the LOC112876955 gene encoding protein SIEL isoform X3, protein MGDPHLLSSAHSAAASSSSARKHPGPIDERFSDPSPSITKRPRVAAEPPAPRDSAPYPEAEVRSLFMMAGGIYPLARAEALRGLAAVLEKVDAGCGVGARIADCCYECAVELMRDDDEGVRLAVVRLVGLCAQKFAARTDVDAKGHGDLMDLIFLQLSSMARDMCTKVRIEAFGTLGKMQQVSEDVLLQSLSKKVIKTDTMSGCIINGQKLPPKLKIPCAAGIFAHGIEDEFYQVRTAACTSLGALAKFSSQYAEKALDLLMDMMNDDTEAVRLQTLQALFHMATYGYLSMQEKHMHMFLGLLVDANASIRNAAHKILGLVNLPKLQMFKSALDGLITSLEKNPEEQDIYGILFSIGKNHGSFSANIAKHLAKEITMASDGELILDKPRIKALLIVSISAPFSDDKHKKLDIPSIIFSHAISLLEKVSSALGEEVNQDSILSYLCHKGGMPFWGNRPISTEFGESESCKVETVEVGVKIENTAKAAKYLDRVLQSMESILQTVEGAWTMKMSSDIFEAKTILRTCKEELKVLTENSSGSIGAFSSFLCDYLHAIHLIVEIWQLIKLDNSYTFGLTSLAILLEKLNISIRRLEYCYAGLNGELEVQVLELSLLANLFGLSKIGACSKVVLGELLWIISRLEGLCADGSCELSDFSREIKKAFDANPIGDTLIGNIHTLFELFRVKPTRDFGMLKEISAVLQVCDNSSENPLSYICGLPVMRS, encoded by the exons ATGGGCGACCCGCACCTCCTCTCCTCCGcccactccgccgccgcctcctcctcctccgctcgaAAACACCCTGGCCCCATCGACGAGCGCTTCTCCGATCCCAGTCCGTCCATCACCAAGCGGCCTAGGGTTGCGGCGGAGCCGCCCGCGCCCAGAGACTCGGCTCCGTACCCCGAGGCGGAGGTCCGATCTCTCTTCATGATGGCCGGAGGAATCTACCCTCTGGCGCGGGCCGAGGCGCTCCGCGGCCTCGCCGCGGTCCTCGAGAAGGTGGACGCCGGCTGCGGTGTCGGGGCAAGGATTGCGGACTGCTGCTACGAATGCGCGGTGGAGCTCATGAGGGATGACGACGAGGGCGTCAGGCTGGCCGTCGTGCGATTG GTAGGCCTATGTGCTCAGAAGTTTGCTGCGAGAACGGATGTCGATGCCAAGGGCCATGGTGACCTCATGGACTTGATTTTCCTACAG CTTAGCTCTATGGCTAGGGACATGTGCACAAAAGTGAGAATTGAAGCATTTGGTACCCTTGGTAAAATGCAACAAGTTTCCGAGGATGTATTACTTCAGTCGCTGTCTAAGAAGGTTATAAAAACTGACACTATGAGTGGTTGTATCATCAACGGGCAAAAGTTACCTCCTAAGTTAAAAATTCCCTGTGCTGCTGGCATTTTTGCCCATGGAATTGAAGATGAGTTTTACCAG GTGCGAACAGCTGCCTGTACATCATTGGGAGCACTGGCAAAGTTTTCTAGTCAGTATGCGGAGAAAGCCTTGGACTTGTTGATGGACATGATGAATGATGATACAGAAGCAGTTAGGCTGCAGactttgcaagcactatttcaTATGGCAACATATGGATATTTGAGTATGCAAGAGAAGCACATGCATATG TTTCTTGGCTTGCTGGTTGATGCCAATGCCTCAATTCGAAATGCAGCACACAAGATCCTTGGGTTAGTCAACCTGCCCAAACTTCAAATGTTCAAATCTGCACTTGATGGTCTCATTACAAGTTTGGAGAAAAATCCTGAG GAACAAGACATATATGGTATTCTTTTTTCTATTGGTAAGAATCATGGGAGCTTTTCAGCTAACATAGCTAAACATTTGGCCAAAGAG ATCACAATGGCATCTGACGGAGAGCTTATCTTGGACAAACCTAGGATCAAAGCATTGTTGATAGTGTCAATCTCAGCACCTTTTTCTGATGATAAGCACAAGAAGTTGGACATACCTTCAATTATCTTCTCACATGCAATTTCCCTATTGGAGAAGGTTTCGTCTGCACTCGGAGAAGAGGTTAATCAGGATTCGATTTTATCCTACTTGTGTCATAAAGGTGGAATGCCATTTTGGGGAAACAGACCAATATCTACAGAGTTTGGAGAATCTGAAAGCTGCAAAGTTGAAACTGTGGAAGTTGGTGTCAAAATAGAAAATACTGCAAAGGCAGCTAAGTATCTAGATAGGGTATTGCAATCCATGGAATCCATACTACAAACTGTTGAAGGAGCCTGGACTATGAAAATGTCAAGCGATATTTTTGAAGCCAAAACTATTTTGAG AACATGCAAAGAAGAGCTAAAAGTATTGACTGAAAATTCTTCTGGATCAATTGGTGCATTCTCAAGCTTTCTATGCGATTATCTTCATGCAATACACTTGATTGTTGAAATATGGCAGTTGATTAAATTGGATAATTCTTATACTTTTGGCTTAACATCACTTGCTATTTTACTGGAGAAGTTGAATATATCCATAAGAAGGCTGGAATACTGTTATGCTGGATTAAATGGAGAATTAGAGGTTCAAGTGTTGGAGCTTTCTTTGTTAGCTAATTTATTTGGATTGTCAAAGATCGGAGCTTGTTCAAAGGTAGTTCTAGGTGAGTTGCTTTGGATTATTAGTCGCCTAGAAGGTCTGTGCGCTGATGGGTCCTGTGAGCTCTCTGACTTCAGCAGGGAAATTAAGAAAGCCTTTGATGCCAATCCTATTGGCGATACTCTGATCGGCAACATTCACACTTTGTTTGAACTCTTCCGTGTAAAACCAACAAGAGATTTTGGAATGCTTAAAGAGATAAGTGCTGTGTTGCAAGTTTGTGATAACAGTTCTGAGAATCCACTATCATACATTTGTGGATTACCA GTAATGAGGAGCTGA
- the LOC112876955 gene encoding protein SIEL isoform X1, which yields MGDPHLLSSAHSAAASSSSARKHPGPIDERFSDPSPSITKRPRVAAEPPAPRDSAPYPEAEVRSLFMMAGGIYPLARAEALRGLAAVLEKVDAGCGVGARIADCCYECAVELMRDDDEGVRLAVVRLVGLCAQKFAARTDVDAKGHGDLMDLIFLQLSSMARDMCTKVRIEAFGTLGKMQQVSEDVLLQSLSKKVIKTDTMSGCIINGQKLPPKLKIPCAAGIFAHGIEDEFYQVRTAACTSLGALAKFSSQYAEKALDLLMDMMNDDTEAVRLQTLQALFHMATYGYLSMQEKHMHMFLGLLVDANASIRNAAHKILGLVNLPKLQMFKSALDGLITSLEKNPEEQDIYGILFSIGKNHGSFSANIAKHLAKEITMASDGELILDKPRIKALLIVSISAPFSDDKHKKLDIPSIIFSHAISLLEKVSSALGEEVNQDSILSYLCHKGGMPFWGNRPISTEFGESESCKVETVEVGVKIENTAKAAKYLDRVLQSMESILQTVEGAWTMKMSSDIFEAKTILRTCKEELKVLTENSSGSIGAFSSFLCDYLHAIHLIVEIWQLIKLDNSYTFGLTSLAILLEKLNISIRRLEYCYAGLNGELEVQVLELSLLANLFGLSKIGACSKVVLGELLWIISRLEGLCADGSCELSDFSREIKKAFDANPIGDTLIGNIHTLFELFRVKPTRDFGMLKEISAVLQVCDNSSENPLSYICGLPVGISFNISLWNISSHHRLWFRMSVGESVQHAFLEFSSFEGNEELKNGSMVVPLDATPMAHSFVLRVCLLMECSYGISINQGGHGGPTDCFVQLSDELDVYFVSTGQR from the exons ATGGGCGACCCGCACCTCCTCTCCTCCGcccactccgccgccgcctcctcctcctccgctcgaAAACACCCTGGCCCCATCGACGAGCGCTTCTCCGATCCCAGTCCGTCCATCACCAAGCGGCCTAGGGTTGCGGCGGAGCCGCCCGCGCCCAGAGACTCGGCTCCGTACCCCGAGGCGGAGGTCCGATCTCTCTTCATGATGGCCGGAGGAATCTACCCTCTGGCGCGGGCCGAGGCGCTCCGCGGCCTCGCCGCGGTCCTCGAGAAGGTGGACGCCGGCTGCGGTGTCGGGGCAAGGATTGCGGACTGCTGCTACGAATGCGCGGTGGAGCTCATGAGGGATGACGACGAGGGCGTCAGGCTGGCCGTCGTGCGATTG GTAGGCCTATGTGCTCAGAAGTTTGCTGCGAGAACGGATGTCGATGCCAAGGGCCATGGTGACCTCATGGACTTGATTTTCCTACAG CTTAGCTCTATGGCTAGGGACATGTGCACAAAAGTGAGAATTGAAGCATTTGGTACCCTTGGTAAAATGCAACAAGTTTCCGAGGATGTATTACTTCAGTCGCTGTCTAAGAAGGTTATAAAAACTGACACTATGAGTGGTTGTATCATCAACGGGCAAAAGTTACCTCCTAAGTTAAAAATTCCCTGTGCTGCTGGCATTTTTGCCCATGGAATTGAAGATGAGTTTTACCAG GTGCGAACAGCTGCCTGTACATCATTGGGAGCACTGGCAAAGTTTTCTAGTCAGTATGCGGAGAAAGCCTTGGACTTGTTGATGGACATGATGAATGATGATACAGAAGCAGTTAGGCTGCAGactttgcaagcactatttcaTATGGCAACATATGGATATTTGAGTATGCAAGAGAAGCACATGCATATG TTTCTTGGCTTGCTGGTTGATGCCAATGCCTCAATTCGAAATGCAGCACACAAGATCCTTGGGTTAGTCAACCTGCCCAAACTTCAAATGTTCAAATCTGCACTTGATGGTCTCATTACAAGTTTGGAGAAAAATCCTGAG GAACAAGACATATATGGTATTCTTTTTTCTATTGGTAAGAATCATGGGAGCTTTTCAGCTAACATAGCTAAACATTTGGCCAAAGAG ATCACAATGGCATCTGACGGAGAGCTTATCTTGGACAAACCTAGGATCAAAGCATTGTTGATAGTGTCAATCTCAGCACCTTTTTCTGATGATAAGCACAAGAAGTTGGACATACCTTCAATTATCTTCTCACATGCAATTTCCCTATTGGAGAAGGTTTCGTCTGCACTCGGAGAAGAGGTTAATCAGGATTCGATTTTATCCTACTTGTGTCATAAAGGTGGAATGCCATTTTGGGGAAACAGACCAATATCTACAGAGTTTGGAGAATCTGAAAGCTGCAAAGTTGAAACTGTGGAAGTTGGTGTCAAAATAGAAAATACTGCAAAGGCAGCTAAGTATCTAGATAGGGTATTGCAATCCATGGAATCCATACTACAAACTGTTGAAGGAGCCTGGACTATGAAAATGTCAAGCGATATTTTTGAAGCCAAAACTATTTTGAG AACATGCAAAGAAGAGCTAAAAGTATTGACTGAAAATTCTTCTGGATCAATTGGTGCATTCTCAAGCTTTCTATGCGATTATCTTCATGCAATACACTTGATTGTTGAAATATGGCAGTTGATTAAATTGGATAATTCTTATACTTTTGGCTTAACATCACTTGCTATTTTACTGGAGAAGTTGAATATATCCATAAGAAGGCTGGAATACTGTTATGCTGGATTAAATGGAGAATTAGAGGTTCAAGTGTTGGAGCTTTCTTTGTTAGCTAATTTATTTGGATTGTCAAAGATCGGAGCTTGTTCAAAGGTAGTTCTAGGTGAGTTGCTTTGGATTATTAGTCGCCTAGAAGGTCTGTGCGCTGATGGGTCCTGTGAGCTCTCTGACTTCAGCAGGGAAATTAAGAAAGCCTTTGATGCCAATCCTATTGGCGATACTCTGATCGGCAACATTCACACTTTGTTTGAACTCTTCCGTGTAAAACCAACAAGAGATTTTGGAATGCTTAAAGAGATAAGTGCTGTGTTGCAAGTTTGTGATAACAGTTCTGAGAATCCACTATCATACATTTGTGGATTACCAGTAGGTATCAGTTTTAACATATCTCTGTGGAACATATCTAGTCATCATAGATTGTGGTTCCGCATGAGCGTTGGTGAGTCCGTGCAACATGCCTTCTTAGAGTTTTCCTCTTTTGAAGGTAATGAGGAGCTGAAGAACGGCTCTATGGTTGTTCCACTTGATGCTACTCCAATGGCGCATTCATTTGTCCTAAGGGTATGTCTGCTAATGGAGTGTTCATATGGTATCAGCATCAACCAGGGAGGACATGGAGGACCGACTGATTGTTTTGTCCAACTCTCTGATGAACTGGATGTTTATTTTGTCAGTACTGGGCAAAGGTGA
- the LOC112876955 gene encoding protein SIEL isoform X2, producing MGDPHLLSSAHSAAASSSSARKHPGPIDERFSDPSPSITKRPRVAAEPPAPRDSAPYPEAEVRSLFMMAGGIYPLARAEALRGLAAVLEKVDAGCGVGARIADCCYECAVELMRDDDEGVRLAVVRLVGLCAQKFAARTDVDAKGHGDLMDLIFLQLSSMARDMCTKVRIEAFGTLGKMQQVSEDVLLQSLSKKVIKTDTMSGCIINGQKLPPKLKIPCAAGIFAHGIEDEFYQVRTAACTSLGALAKFSSQYAEKALDLLMDMMNDDTEAVRLQTLQALFHMATYGYLSMQEKHMHMFLGLLVDANASIRNAAHKILGLVNLPKLQMFKSALDGLITSLEKNPEEQDIYGILFSIGKNHGSFSANIAKHLAKEITMASDGELILDKPRIKALLIVSISAPFSDDKHKKLDIPSIIFSHAISLLEKVSSALGEEVNQDSILSYLCHKGGMPFWGNRPISTEFGESESCKVETVEVGVKIENTAKAAKYLDRVLQSMESILQTVEGAWTMKMSSDIFEAKTILRTCKEELKVLTENSSGSIGAFSSFLCDYLHAIHLIVEIWQLIKLDNSYTFGLTSLAILLEKLNISIRRLEYCYAGLNGELEVQVLELSLLANLFGLSKIGACSKVVLGELLWIISRLEGLCADGSCELSDFSREIKKAFDANPIGDTLIGNIHTLFELFRVKPTRDFGMLKEISAVLQVCDNSSENPLSYICGLPVGNEELKNGSMVVPLDATPMAHSFVLRVCLLMECSYGISINQGGHGGPTDCFVQLSDELDVYFVSTGQR from the exons ATGGGCGACCCGCACCTCCTCTCCTCCGcccactccgccgccgcctcctcctcctccgctcgaAAACACCCTGGCCCCATCGACGAGCGCTTCTCCGATCCCAGTCCGTCCATCACCAAGCGGCCTAGGGTTGCGGCGGAGCCGCCCGCGCCCAGAGACTCGGCTCCGTACCCCGAGGCGGAGGTCCGATCTCTCTTCATGATGGCCGGAGGAATCTACCCTCTGGCGCGGGCCGAGGCGCTCCGCGGCCTCGCCGCGGTCCTCGAGAAGGTGGACGCCGGCTGCGGTGTCGGGGCAAGGATTGCGGACTGCTGCTACGAATGCGCGGTGGAGCTCATGAGGGATGACGACGAGGGCGTCAGGCTGGCCGTCGTGCGATTG GTAGGCCTATGTGCTCAGAAGTTTGCTGCGAGAACGGATGTCGATGCCAAGGGCCATGGTGACCTCATGGACTTGATTTTCCTACAG CTTAGCTCTATGGCTAGGGACATGTGCACAAAAGTGAGAATTGAAGCATTTGGTACCCTTGGTAAAATGCAACAAGTTTCCGAGGATGTATTACTTCAGTCGCTGTCTAAGAAGGTTATAAAAACTGACACTATGAGTGGTTGTATCATCAACGGGCAAAAGTTACCTCCTAAGTTAAAAATTCCCTGTGCTGCTGGCATTTTTGCCCATGGAATTGAAGATGAGTTTTACCAG GTGCGAACAGCTGCCTGTACATCATTGGGAGCACTGGCAAAGTTTTCTAGTCAGTATGCGGAGAAAGCCTTGGACTTGTTGATGGACATGATGAATGATGATACAGAAGCAGTTAGGCTGCAGactttgcaagcactatttcaTATGGCAACATATGGATATTTGAGTATGCAAGAGAAGCACATGCATATG TTTCTTGGCTTGCTGGTTGATGCCAATGCCTCAATTCGAAATGCAGCACACAAGATCCTTGGGTTAGTCAACCTGCCCAAACTTCAAATGTTCAAATCTGCACTTGATGGTCTCATTACAAGTTTGGAGAAAAATCCTGAG GAACAAGACATATATGGTATTCTTTTTTCTATTGGTAAGAATCATGGGAGCTTTTCAGCTAACATAGCTAAACATTTGGCCAAAGAG ATCACAATGGCATCTGACGGAGAGCTTATCTTGGACAAACCTAGGATCAAAGCATTGTTGATAGTGTCAATCTCAGCACCTTTTTCTGATGATAAGCACAAGAAGTTGGACATACCTTCAATTATCTTCTCACATGCAATTTCCCTATTGGAGAAGGTTTCGTCTGCACTCGGAGAAGAGGTTAATCAGGATTCGATTTTATCCTACTTGTGTCATAAAGGTGGAATGCCATTTTGGGGAAACAGACCAATATCTACAGAGTTTGGAGAATCTGAAAGCTGCAAAGTTGAAACTGTGGAAGTTGGTGTCAAAATAGAAAATACTGCAAAGGCAGCTAAGTATCTAGATAGGGTATTGCAATCCATGGAATCCATACTACAAACTGTTGAAGGAGCCTGGACTATGAAAATGTCAAGCGATATTTTTGAAGCCAAAACTATTTTGAG AACATGCAAAGAAGAGCTAAAAGTATTGACTGAAAATTCTTCTGGATCAATTGGTGCATTCTCAAGCTTTCTATGCGATTATCTTCATGCAATACACTTGATTGTTGAAATATGGCAGTTGATTAAATTGGATAATTCTTATACTTTTGGCTTAACATCACTTGCTATTTTACTGGAGAAGTTGAATATATCCATAAGAAGGCTGGAATACTGTTATGCTGGATTAAATGGAGAATTAGAGGTTCAAGTGTTGGAGCTTTCTTTGTTAGCTAATTTATTTGGATTGTCAAAGATCGGAGCTTGTTCAAAGGTAGTTCTAGGTGAGTTGCTTTGGATTATTAGTCGCCTAGAAGGTCTGTGCGCTGATGGGTCCTGTGAGCTCTCTGACTTCAGCAGGGAAATTAAGAAAGCCTTTGATGCCAATCCTATTGGCGATACTCTGATCGGCAACATTCACACTTTGTTTGAACTCTTCCGTGTAAAACCAACAAGAGATTTTGGAATGCTTAAAGAGATAAGTGCTGTGTTGCAAGTTTGTGATAACAGTTCTGAGAATCCACTATCATACATTTGTGGATTACCAGTAG GTAATGAGGAGCTGAAGAACGGCTCTATGGTTGTTCCACTTGATGCTACTCCAATGGCGCATTCATTTGTCCTAAGGGTATGTCTGCTAATGGAGTGTTCATATGGTATCAGCATCAACCAGGGAGGACATGGAGGACCGACTGATTGTTTTGTCCAACTCTCTGATGAACTGGATGTTTATTTTGTCAGTACTGGGCAAAGGTGA
- the LOC112876955 gene encoding protein SIEL isoform X4 translates to MDLIFLQLSSMARDMCTKVRIEAFGTLGKMQQVSEDVLLQSLSKKVIKTDTMSGCIINGQKLPPKLKIPCAAGIFAHGIEDEFYQVRTAACTSLGALAKFSSQYAEKALDLLMDMMNDDTEAVRLQTLQALFHMATYGYLSMQEKHMHMFLGLLVDANASIRNAAHKILGLVNLPKLQMFKSALDGLITSLEKNPEEQDIYGILFSIGKNHGSFSANIAKHLAKEITMASDGELILDKPRIKALLIVSISAPFSDDKHKKLDIPSIIFSHAISLLEKVSSALGEEVNQDSILSYLCHKGGMPFWGNRPISTEFGESESCKVETVEVGVKIENTAKAAKYLDRVLQSMESILQTVEGAWTMKMSSDIFEAKTILRTCKEELKVLTENSSGSIGAFSSFLCDYLHAIHLIVEIWQLIKLDNSYTFGLTSLAILLEKLNISIRRLEYCYAGLNGELEVQVLELSLLANLFGLSKIGACSKVVLGELLWIISRLEGLCADGSCELSDFSREIKKAFDANPIGDTLIGNIHTLFELFRVKPTRDFGMLKEISAVLQVCDNSSENPLSYICGLPVGISFNISLWNISSHHRLWFRMSVGESVQHAFLEFSSFEGNEELKNGSMVVPLDATPMAHSFVLRVCLLMECSYGISINQGGHGGPTDCFVQLSDELDVYFVSTGQR, encoded by the exons ATGGACTTGATTTTCCTACAG CTTAGCTCTATGGCTAGGGACATGTGCACAAAAGTGAGAATTGAAGCATTTGGTACCCTTGGTAAAATGCAACAAGTTTCCGAGGATGTATTACTTCAGTCGCTGTCTAAGAAGGTTATAAAAACTGACACTATGAGTGGTTGTATCATCAACGGGCAAAAGTTACCTCCTAAGTTAAAAATTCCCTGTGCTGCTGGCATTTTTGCCCATGGAATTGAAGATGAGTTTTACCAG GTGCGAACAGCTGCCTGTACATCATTGGGAGCACTGGCAAAGTTTTCTAGTCAGTATGCGGAGAAAGCCTTGGACTTGTTGATGGACATGATGAATGATGATACAGAAGCAGTTAGGCTGCAGactttgcaagcactatttcaTATGGCAACATATGGATATTTGAGTATGCAAGAGAAGCACATGCATATG TTTCTTGGCTTGCTGGTTGATGCCAATGCCTCAATTCGAAATGCAGCACACAAGATCCTTGGGTTAGTCAACCTGCCCAAACTTCAAATGTTCAAATCTGCACTTGATGGTCTCATTACAAGTTTGGAGAAAAATCCTGAG GAACAAGACATATATGGTATTCTTTTTTCTATTGGTAAGAATCATGGGAGCTTTTCAGCTAACATAGCTAAACATTTGGCCAAAGAG ATCACAATGGCATCTGACGGAGAGCTTATCTTGGACAAACCTAGGATCAAAGCATTGTTGATAGTGTCAATCTCAGCACCTTTTTCTGATGATAAGCACAAGAAGTTGGACATACCTTCAATTATCTTCTCACATGCAATTTCCCTATTGGAGAAGGTTTCGTCTGCACTCGGAGAAGAGGTTAATCAGGATTCGATTTTATCCTACTTGTGTCATAAAGGTGGAATGCCATTTTGGGGAAACAGACCAATATCTACAGAGTTTGGAGAATCTGAAAGCTGCAAAGTTGAAACTGTGGAAGTTGGTGTCAAAATAGAAAATACTGCAAAGGCAGCTAAGTATCTAGATAGGGTATTGCAATCCATGGAATCCATACTACAAACTGTTGAAGGAGCCTGGACTATGAAAATGTCAAGCGATATTTTTGAAGCCAAAACTATTTTGAG AACATGCAAAGAAGAGCTAAAAGTATTGACTGAAAATTCTTCTGGATCAATTGGTGCATTCTCAAGCTTTCTATGCGATTATCTTCATGCAATACACTTGATTGTTGAAATATGGCAGTTGATTAAATTGGATAATTCTTATACTTTTGGCTTAACATCACTTGCTATTTTACTGGAGAAGTTGAATATATCCATAAGAAGGCTGGAATACTGTTATGCTGGATTAAATGGAGAATTAGAGGTTCAAGTGTTGGAGCTTTCTTTGTTAGCTAATTTATTTGGATTGTCAAAGATCGGAGCTTGTTCAAAGGTAGTTCTAGGTGAGTTGCTTTGGATTATTAGTCGCCTAGAAGGTCTGTGCGCTGATGGGTCCTGTGAGCTCTCTGACTTCAGCAGGGAAATTAAGAAAGCCTTTGATGCCAATCCTATTGGCGATACTCTGATCGGCAACATTCACACTTTGTTTGAACTCTTCCGTGTAAAACCAACAAGAGATTTTGGAATGCTTAAAGAGATAAGTGCTGTGTTGCAAGTTTGTGATAACAGTTCTGAGAATCCACTATCATACATTTGTGGATTACCAGTAGGTATCAGTTTTAACATATCTCTGTGGAACATATCTAGTCATCATAGATTGTGGTTCCGCATGAGCGTTGGTGAGTCCGTGCAACATGCCTTCTTAGAGTTTTCCTCTTTTGAAGGTAATGAGGAGCTGAAGAACGGCTCTATGGTTGTTCCACTTGATGCTACTCCAATGGCGCATTCATTTGTCCTAAGGGTATGTCTGCTAATGGAGTGTTCATATGGTATCAGCATCAACCAGGGAGGACATGGAGGACCGACTGATTGTTTTGTCCAACTCTCTGATGAACTGGATGTTTATTTTGTCAGTACTGGGCAAAGGTGA
- the LOC112876955 gene encoding protein SIEL isoform X5, giving the protein MARDMCTKVRIEAFGTLGKMQQVSEDVLLQSLSKKVIKTDTMSGCIINGQKLPPKLKIPCAAGIFAHGIEDEFYQVRTAACTSLGALAKFSSQYAEKALDLLMDMMNDDTEAVRLQTLQALFHMATYGYLSMQEKHMHMFLGLLVDANASIRNAAHKILGLVNLPKLQMFKSALDGLITSLEKNPEEQDIYGILFSIGKNHGSFSANIAKHLAKEITMASDGELILDKPRIKALLIVSISAPFSDDKHKKLDIPSIIFSHAISLLEKVSSALGEEVNQDSILSYLCHKGGMPFWGNRPISTEFGESESCKVETVEVGVKIENTAKAAKYLDRVLQSMESILQTVEGAWTMKMSSDIFEAKTILRTCKEELKVLTENSSGSIGAFSSFLCDYLHAIHLIVEIWQLIKLDNSYTFGLTSLAILLEKLNISIRRLEYCYAGLNGELEVQVLELSLLANLFGLSKIGACSKVVLGELLWIISRLEGLCADGSCELSDFSREIKKAFDANPIGDTLIGNIHTLFELFRVKPTRDFGMLKEISAVLQVCDNSSENPLSYICGLPVGISFNISLWNISSHHRLWFRMSVGESVQHAFLEFSSFEGNEELKNGSMVVPLDATPMAHSFVLRVCLLMECSYGISINQGGHGGPTDCFVQLSDELDVYFVSTGQR; this is encoded by the exons ATGGCTAGGGACATGTGCACAAAAGTGAGAATTGAAGCATTTGGTACCCTTGGTAAAATGCAACAAGTTTCCGAGGATGTATTACTTCAGTCGCTGTCTAAGAAGGTTATAAAAACTGACACTATGAGTGGTTGTATCATCAACGGGCAAAAGTTACCTCCTAAGTTAAAAATTCCCTGTGCTGCTGGCATTTTTGCCCATGGAATTGAAGATGAGTTTTACCAG GTGCGAACAGCTGCCTGTACATCATTGGGAGCACTGGCAAAGTTTTCTAGTCAGTATGCGGAGAAAGCCTTGGACTTGTTGATGGACATGATGAATGATGATACAGAAGCAGTTAGGCTGCAGactttgcaagcactatttcaTATGGCAACATATGGATATTTGAGTATGCAAGAGAAGCACATGCATATG TTTCTTGGCTTGCTGGTTGATGCCAATGCCTCAATTCGAAATGCAGCACACAAGATCCTTGGGTTAGTCAACCTGCCCAAACTTCAAATGTTCAAATCTGCACTTGATGGTCTCATTACAAGTTTGGAGAAAAATCCTGAG GAACAAGACATATATGGTATTCTTTTTTCTATTGGTAAGAATCATGGGAGCTTTTCAGCTAACATAGCTAAACATTTGGCCAAAGAG ATCACAATGGCATCTGACGGAGAGCTTATCTTGGACAAACCTAGGATCAAAGCATTGTTGATAGTGTCAATCTCAGCACCTTTTTCTGATGATAAGCACAAGAAGTTGGACATACCTTCAATTATCTTCTCACATGCAATTTCCCTATTGGAGAAGGTTTCGTCTGCACTCGGAGAAGAGGTTAATCAGGATTCGATTTTATCCTACTTGTGTCATAAAGGTGGAATGCCATTTTGGGGAAACAGACCAATATCTACAGAGTTTGGAGAATCTGAAAGCTGCAAAGTTGAAACTGTGGAAGTTGGTGTCAAAATAGAAAATACTGCAAAGGCAGCTAAGTATCTAGATAGGGTATTGCAATCCATGGAATCCATACTACAAACTGTTGAAGGAGCCTGGACTATGAAAATGTCAAGCGATATTTTTGAAGCCAAAACTATTTTGAG AACATGCAAAGAAGAGCTAAAAGTATTGACTGAAAATTCTTCTGGATCAATTGGTGCATTCTCAAGCTTTCTATGCGATTATCTTCATGCAATACACTTGATTGTTGAAATATGGCAGTTGATTAAATTGGATAATTCTTATACTTTTGGCTTAACATCACTTGCTATTTTACTGGAGAAGTTGAATATATCCATAAGAAGGCTGGAATACTGTTATGCTGGATTAAATGGAGAATTAGAGGTTCAAGTGTTGGAGCTTTCTTTGTTAGCTAATTTATTTGGATTGTCAAAGATCGGAGCTTGTTCAAAGGTAGTTCTAGGTGAGTTGCTTTGGATTATTAGTCGCCTAGAAGGTCTGTGCGCTGATGGGTCCTGTGAGCTCTCTGACTTCAGCAGGGAAATTAAGAAAGCCTTTGATGCCAATCCTATTGGCGATACTCTGATCGGCAACATTCACACTTTGTTTGAACTCTTCCGTGTAAAACCAACAAGAGATTTTGGAATGCTTAAAGAGATAAGTGCTGTGTTGCAAGTTTGTGATAACAGTTCTGAGAATCCACTATCATACATTTGTGGATTACCAGTAGGTATCAGTTTTAACATATCTCTGTGGAACATATCTAGTCATCATAGATTGTGGTTCCGCATGAGCGTTGGTGAGTCCGTGCAACATGCCTTCTTAGAGTTTTCCTCTTTTGAAGGTAATGAGGAGCTGAAGAACGGCTCTATGGTTGTTCCACTTGATGCTACTCCAATGGCGCATTCATTTGTCCTAAGGGTATGTCTGCTAATGGAGTGTTCATATGGTATCAGCATCAACCAGGGAGGACATGGAGGACCGACTGATTGTTTTGTCCAACTCTCTGATGAACTGGATGTTTATTTTGTCAGTACTGGGCAAAGGTGA